From one Gracilibacillus salinarum genomic stretch:
- the dnaB gene encoding replicative DNA helicase has product MSEMIQGRTPPHNIEAEQAVIGAIFLDPDAISSASEVLMPEDFYRASHQLIFRAMMQLADKGEPIDIVTATTLLANNQQLDDVGGVSYLSDLANAVPTAANIGYYCRIVEEKSLLRRLIRTATDIVTDTYSKEDSVDEVLNESEKRILEVSNRKNASSFKNIKDVLIDVYDNIDQLHKNKGEVTGIASGFRDLDRITSGFQRNDLVIVAARPSVGKTAFALNIAQNVAIKTQENVAIFSLEMGADQLVSRMICAEGNIDAQRLRTGALEEEDWGRLSMAMGSLSNAGIFIDDTPGIRVSEIRSKCRRLKQEHGLGMILIDYLQLIQGSANSKENRQQEVSEISRSLKGLARELNVPLIALSQLSRGVESRQDKRPMMSDLRESGSIEQDADIVGFLYRDDYYDQESEKQNIIEIIIAKQRNGPVGTVELAFVKEYNKFVDLDHRYQQGDIPPS; this is encoded by the coding sequence ATGTCGGAAATGATACAAGGTCGTACACCACCACATAATATAGAGGCAGAACAAGCCGTCATTGGTGCGATATTTCTTGATCCTGATGCGATCTCGAGTGCGTCAGAAGTATTGATGCCAGAGGACTTTTATCGTGCCAGTCATCAATTGATTTTTCGCGCAATGATGCAATTGGCGGATAAAGGGGAACCAATTGATATCGTCACAGCGACAACGCTACTGGCTAATAACCAGCAATTAGATGATGTTGGCGGTGTGTCGTATTTAAGTGATTTAGCCAATGCTGTTCCGACAGCTGCTAACATTGGTTATTATTGCCGTATTGTCGAGGAGAAATCCCTTCTTCGCCGGTTGATACGGACAGCAACAGATATCGTAACTGACACGTATTCCAAGGAAGACAGTGTCGATGAGGTATTAAATGAATCAGAGAAACGTATTCTGGAAGTCTCCAATCGAAAAAATGCATCATCATTTAAGAACATTAAAGATGTGTTAATTGACGTGTACGATAACATTGATCAGTTGCACAAAAACAAAGGAGAAGTAACCGGTATTGCTTCCGGCTTCCGCGATTTGGACCGGATTACCTCAGGTTTTCAGCGTAACGACCTTGTTATCGTTGCAGCCCGTCCATCTGTGGGGAAGACCGCCTTCGCGCTAAACATTGCACAGAATGTAGCGATCAAAACCCAGGAGAATGTAGCGATCTTCAGCTTGGAGATGGGGGCCGATCAGCTGGTTTCGCGTATGATTTGTGCGGAAGGTAATATTGATGCCCAGCGCTTAAGAACAGGTGCACTGGAAGAAGAGGACTGGGGTCGCTTATCGATGGCAATGGGAAGCTTGTCCAATGCCGGAATCTTTATTGATGATACCCCAGGGATCCGTGTAAGTGAAATTCGTTCGAAATGCAGAAGGCTGAAGCAGGAGCACGGTCTAGGCATGATTCTAATTGATTATCTGCAATTGATTCAGGGTAGTGCCAATTCGAAAGAAAACCGTCAGCAAGAGGTATCGGAAATTTCTCGTTCCTTAAAAGGACTGGCAAGAGAGCTGAACGTGCCACTAATCGCTCTATCTCAGTTGTCACGTGGGGTAGAATCCCGTCAGGACAAACGACCGATGATGTCCGATTTACGTGAATCGGGAAGTATTGAGCAAGACGCCGATATCGTAGGCTTCTTGTACCGTGATGACTACTATGACCAAGAATCGGAAAAACAAAATATTATCGAAATCATCATTGCTAAACAACGTAACGGTCC
- the rplI gene encoding 50S ribosomal protein L9: protein MKVILTEDVKGKGKKGEVKNVSDGYARNYLLKNNLAVEANQGNMKALDAQKKKEKQLEQEEVDEAKQLKEKLASIEVKLTAKSGDGGRLFGSITSKQIAEQLKKDYSIKMDKRKIELDQPIRALGYTNVPVKIHPEVTGTIRVHVEEA from the coding sequence ATGAAAGTTATTTTAACAGAAGACGTAAAAGGAAAAGGTAAAAAAGGCGAAGTAAAAAACGTATCAGATGGTTACGCGAGAAACTATCTGTTGAAAAATAACTTAGCAGTGGAAGCCAACCAAGGAAATATGAAGGCGTTAGATGCACAGAAGAAGAAAGAGAAACAGCTAGAACAAGAAGAAGTAGATGAAGCCAAACAATTGAAAGAAAAGCTGGCAAGCATCGAAGTGAAATTAACAGCGAAATCAGGAGATGGTGGTCGCTTATTTGGCTCCATTACAAGTAAACAAATCGCAGAACAATTAAAGAAAGATTACAGTATCAAAATGGACAAACGTAAAATTGAGTTAGATCAACCAATTCGCGCATTAGGTTATACTAATGTACCAGTGAAAATTCATCCTGAAGTAACAGGTACTATTCGCGTTCATGTAGAAGAAGCATAA